One window of Leguminivora glycinivorella isolate SPB_JAAS2020 chromosome 9, LegGlyc_1.1, whole genome shotgun sequence genomic DNA carries:
- the LOC125229373 gene encoding regucalcin-like: protein MFIFQSSVLESSTSVMSSVNDSVRVEVIADRAFLLGEGPHWDERVQALYFVSINENTIHKYEPDKNALTSAAVEGRPGFIVPLEDHLDHFVVGLERDFVVIQWDGVGTARVVRKLREVDQNSPRNRLNDGKADPRGRLYAGTMGHEDEKFNLDKNAGTLFRLDPHGLTPLCDKISISNGLAWDLGSKAMYYIDSPERKIRRYDYDVETGDVSNLQYIFDFETNKLEGAPDGCTIDTNGNLWVAVFGGGCVLQISPKGELMQRVEVPAKQVTSCTFGGANFDTLFVTTARLNISEEQKHPSGCTFKITGLGVKGLPNNRFKDISH from the exons ATGTTCATTTTTCAGTCGTCAGTGTTGGAATCGTCGACATCAGTAATGTCATCAGTAAACGATTCAGTCAGAGTAGAGGTGATAGCAGACCGTGCGTTTCTCCTGGGCGAAGGCCCTCATTGGGACGAGCGTGTGCAGGCGTTGTACTTCGTCAGCATTAATGAGAACACTATACATAAGTATGAACCGGATAAGAATGCCCTCACTAGTGCTGCCGTAG AGGGTCGCCCAGGCTTCATAGTACCCCTAGAAGACCATTTAGACCATTTCGTAGTGGGTTTGGAGCGTGACTTCGTAGTTATTCAATGGGATGGAGTAGGCACTGCCAGGGTTGTGAGAAAACTGCGAGAAGTCGACCAGAATTCTCCTAGGAACAGGCTGAATGATGGGAAAGCGGATCCTAGAGGCCGACTTTATGCAG GCACAATGGGGCACGAAGACGAGAAATTCAACCTGGACAAGAACGCAGGCACTTTATTCCGCCTGGACCCACACGGTCTTACTCCGCTATGCGACAAGATCTCTATCTCCAACGGTCTGGCCTGGGACCTGGGGTCTAAGGCCATGTATTACATAGACTCACCAGAGAGGAAGATAAGAAGATACGACTATGATGTTGAGACTGGAGATGTtt CTAATCTCCAGTACATCTTCGACTTCGAGACGAACAAACTAGAGGGCGCTCCAGACGGTTGCACTATCGATACAAACGGGAACCTCTGGGTGGCAGTGTTCGGCGGAGGCTGTGTGCTGCAGATATCCCCTAAAGGAGAACTGATGCAACGTGTGGAGGTTCCCGCTAAACAG GTCACCTCATGCACCTTCGGAGGCGCCAATTTCGACACACTTTTCGTAACGACTGCGCGTCTCAACATCAGTGAAGAACAGAAACACCCAAGTGGATGCACCTTCAAGATTACCGGGCTTGGTGTGAAAGGTCTGCCCAATAACAGGTTCAAGGATATCAGTCATTAA